Proteins encoded by one window of Apus apus isolate bApuApu2 chromosome 17, bApuApu2.pri.cur, whole genome shotgun sequence:
- the LOC127391677 gene encoding myosin heavy chain, skeletal muscle, adult, protein MTSPDSEMAVFGEAAPYLRKSEKERIEAQNRPFDAKSSVFVVHPKESFVKGTIQSRESGKVTVKSEAGETLTVKEDQIFSMNPPKYDKIEDMAMMTHLHEPAVLYNLKERYAAWMIYTYSGLFCVTVNPYKWLPVYNPEVVLAYRGKKRQEAPPHIFSISDNAYQFMLTDRENQSILITGESGAGKTVNTKRVIQYFATIAASGEKKKEEQSGKMQGTLEDQIISANPLLEAFGNAKTVRNDNSSRFGKFIRIHFGATGKLASADIETYLLEKSRVTFQLKAERSYHIFYQIMSNKKPELIDMLLITTNPYDFHYVSQGEVTVPSIDDQEELMATDSAIDILGFTADEKTAIYKLTGAVMHYGNLKFKQKQREEQAEPDGTEVADKAAYLMGLNSAELLKALCYPRVKVGNEYVTKGQNVTQVNNAVGALAKAVFEKMFLWMVVRINQQLDTKQPRQYFIGVLDIAGFEIFDFNSFEQLCINFTNEKLQQFFNHHMFVLEQEEYKKEGIEWEFIDFGMDLAACIELIEKPMGIFSILEEECMFPKATDTSFKNKLYDQHLGKSNNFQKPKPAKGKAEAHFSLVHYAGTVDYNISGWLEKNKDPLNETVIGLYQKSSVKTLALLFANYGGADADSGGGKKGGKKKGSSFQTVSALFRENLNKLMANLRSTHPHFVRCIIPNETKTPGAMEHELVLHQLRCNGVLEGIRICRKGFPSRVLYADFKQRYRVLNASAIPEGQFMDSKKASEKLLGSIDVDHTQYRFGHTKVFFKAGLLGLLEEMRDDKLAEIITCTQARCRGFLMRVEYRRMVERRDSIFCIQYNVRAFMNVKHWPWMKLFFKIKPLLKSAESEKEMANMKEEFEKTKEELAKSEAKRKELEEKMVVLLQEKNDLQLQVQAEADSLADAEERCDQLIKTKIQLEAKIKEVTERAEDEEEINAELTAKKRKLEDECSELKKDIDDLELTLAKVEKEKHATENKVKNLTEEMAALDETIAKLTKEKKALQEAHQQTLDDLQVEEDKVNTLTKAKTKLEQQVDDLEGSLEQEKKLRMDLERAKRKLEGDLKLANDSIMDLENDKQQLDEKLKKKDFEISQIQSKIEDEQALGMQLQKKIKELQARIEELEEEIEAERTSRAKAEKHRADLSRELEEISERLEEAGGATAAQIEMNKKREAEFQKMRRDLEEATLQHEATAAALRKKHADSTAELGEQIDNLQRVKQELEKEKSELKMEIDDLASNMESVSKAKANLEKMCRTLEDQLSELKTKEEQNQRMINDLNTQRARLQTESGEFSRQVEEKDALISQLSRGKQGFTQQIEELKRHLEEEIKAKNALAHALQSARHDCDLLREQYEEEQEAKGELQRALSKANSEVAQWRTKYETDAIQRTEELEEAKKKLAQRLQDAEEHVEAINAKCASLEKTKQRLQNEVEDLMIDVERSNAACAALDKKQRNFDKILAEWKQKYEETQAELEASQKESRSLSTELFKMKNAYEESLDHLETLKRENKNLQQEISDLTEQIAEGGKAIHELEKVKKQIEQEKSELQASLEEAEASLEHEEGKILRLQLELNQVKSEIDRKIAEKDEEIDQLKRNHLRVVESMQSTLDAEIRSRNEALRLKKKMEGDLNEMEIQLSHANRQAAEAQKNLRNTQGVLKDTQIHLDDALRTQEDLKEQVAMVERRANLLQAEVEELRAALEQTERSRKLAEQELLDATERVQLLHTQNTSLINTKKKLETDIVQIQGEMEDMIQEARNAEDKAKKAITDAAMMAEELKKEQDTSAHLERMKKNLDQTVKDLQHRLDEAEQLALKGGKKQIQKLEARVRELEGEVDAEQKRSAEAVKGVRKYERRVKELTYQSEEDRKNILRLQDLVDKLQMKVKSYKRQAEEAEELSNVNLSKFRKIQHELDEAEERADIAESQVNKLRAKSREFHGKKIEEEE, encoded by the exons ATGACTTCTCCAGACTCTGAGATGGCTGTTTTTGGGGAGGCAGCTCCTTACCTCCGAAAATCAGAAAAGGAGAGAATCGAGGCCCAGAACAGGCCTTTTGATGCCAAGTCATCTGTCTTTGTGGTGCATCCTAAGGAATCCTTTGTGAAAGGGACAATCCAGAGCAGGGAGTCCGGGAAGGTCACTGTCAAGAGTGAAGCAGGAGAA ACCCTGACCGTGAAGGAAGATCAAATCTTCTCCATGAACCCCCCCAAGTATGATAAAATCGAGGACATGGCCATGATGACCCACCTCCATGAACCCGCTGTGCTGTACAACCTCAAAGAGCGTTATGCAGCCTGGATGATCTAC ACCTACTCGGGTCTCTTCTGTGTCACCGTCAACCCCTACAAGTGGCTGCCGGTGTACAACCCGGAGGTGGTGTTGGCCTACCGAGGCAAGAAGCGCCAGGAGGCCCCTCCACACATCTTCTCCATCTCTGACAACGCCTATCAGTTCATGCTGACTG ATCGCGAGAACCAGTCGATCCTGATCAC CGGAGAATCCGGTGCAGGGAAGACTGTGAACACCAAGCGTGTCATCCAGTACTTTGCAACAATTGCAGCCAGcggggagaagaagaaggaggagcagTCTGGCAAAATGCAG GGAACGCTTGAGGATCAAATCATCAGCGCCAACCCGCTGCTGGAGGCCTTTGGGAACGCCAAGACCGTGAGGAACGACAACTCCTCACGCTTT GGCAAATTCATCAGAATCCACTTTGGAGCTACAGGCAAACTGGCTTCTGCTGACATTGAAACCT ATCTGCTGGAGAAGTCCAGAGTCACTTTCCAGCTCAAGGCAGAAAGAAGCTACCACATCTTTTATCAGATCATGTCCAACAAGAAGCCTGAGCTAATTG ACATGCTCCTCATCACCACCAACCCTTATGATTTCCACTATGTGAGTCAAGGTGAGGTCACTGTTCCCAGCATTGATGACCAAGAGGAGCTGATGGCTACAGAT AGTGCCATTGACATCCTGGGCTTCACTGCTGATGAAAAGACAGCCATCTACAAGCTGACAGGGGCTGTCATGCACTATGGCAACCTGAAGTTCAAGCAGAAACAAcgagaggagcaggcagagcctgaTGGCACAGAAG TGGCTGACAAGGCTGCCTACTTGATGGGCCTGAACTCAGCTGaattgctcaaagccctgtgtTATCCCCGAGTCAAGGTTGGGAATGAATACGTGACCAAAGGTCAAAATGTGACACAg GTGAACAATGCAGTGGGTGCTCTGGCAAAGGCTGTGTTTGAGAAGATGTTCCTGTGGATGGTTGTTCGTATCAACCAACAGCTGGATACCAAGCAGCCCAGGCAGTACTTCATTGGTGTCCTGGACATTGCTGGCTTTGAGATCTTTGAT TTCAACAGCTTTGAGCAGCTGTGCATCAACTTCACCAATGAGAAACTGCAACAGTTCTTCAACCACCACATGTtcgtgctggagcaggaggagtaCAAGAAGGAGGGAATTGAATGGGAGTTCATCGACTTTGGGATGGACCTGGCTGCCTGCATTGAGCTCATTGAGAAG CCCATGGGCATCTTCTCCATCCTGGAAGAGGAGTGCATGTTCCCCAAGGCAACTGACACCTCTTTCAAGAACAAGCTCTATGACCAGCATCTGGGCAAGTCCAACAACTTCCAGAAGCCCAAGCCTGCCAAAGGCAAGGCTGAGGCCCACTTCTCTCTGGTGCACTATGCTGGCACAGTGGACTACAACATCTCTGGCTGGCTGGAGAAGAACAAGGACCCTCTGAATGAAACTGTCATTGGGTTGTACCAGAAATCATCTGTGAAGACGCTGGCCTTACTCTTTGCCAACTATGGTGGAGCAGATGCAG aTTCTGGTGGTGGCAAGAAGGGTGGCAAGAAGAAGGGTTCTTCTTTCCAGACTGTCTCAGCTCTCTTCCGG GAGAATTTAAACAAGCTGATGGCCAATCTGCGCAGCACCCACCCTCACTTTGTACGATGCATCAtcccaaatgaaacaaaaacacctG GTGCCATGGAGCATGAGCTGGTGCTGCACCAGCTGCGGTGCAACGGAGTGCTGGAAGGGATCAGAATTTGCAGGAAAGGATTCCCCAGCAGAGTCCTGTATGCAGACTTCAAGCAGAG ataCAGAGTGCTTAATGCAAGTGCTATTCCAGAAGGACAATTCATGGACAGCAAGAAGGCTTCAGAGAAACTTCTAGGATCCATTGATGTGGACCACACCCAATACAGATTTGGTCACACCAAG GTGTTCTTCAAAGCTGGACTGCTGGGACTCCTGGAGGAGATGAGAGATGACAAGCTTGCAGAAATCATCACTTGCACACAAGCCAGGTGCAGGGGCTTCCTGATGAGAGTGGAGTACCGGAGGATGGTGGAGAGGAG GGACTCAATCTTCTGCATCCAGTACAACGTTCGTGCATTCATGAATGTCAAGCACTGGCCCTGGATGAAGCTGTTCTTCAAGATCAAGCCCTTGCTGAAGAGTGCAGAGTCTGAGAAGGAGATGGCCAacatgaaggaggagtttgaaAAAACCAAGGAAGAGCTTGCAAAGTCTGAGGCCaagaggaaggagctggaggagaaaatggtggtcctgctgcaggagaaaaatgacCTGCAGCTCCAAGTGCAGGCG GAAGCAGACAGCTTGGCTGATGCTGAGGAAAGGTGTGACCAGCtcatcaaaaccaaaatccagCTGGAAGCCAAAATTAAGGAGGTGACGGAAAGggctgaggatgaggaggaaattaatGCTGAGCTGACAGCCAAGAAGAGGAAACTGGAGGATGAATGctcagagctgaagaaagatATTGATGACCTTGAGCTAACACTGGCCAAGgttgagaaggaaaagcatgCCACTGAAAACAAG GTGAAAAACCTCACAGAGGAGATGGCAGCCCTGGATGAGACCATTGCCAAGctgacaaaagagaagaaagcccTCCAAGAGGCCCATCAGCAGACGCTGGATGACCTGCAGGTAGAAGAGGACAAAGTCAACACTCTGACCAAAGCTAAGACAAAGCTGGAGCAGCAAGTAGACGAT CTGGAAGGGtccctggagcaggagaagaaactgcGCATGGACCTAGAGAGAGCTAAGAGGAAACTTGAAGGAGACCTGAAGCTGGCCAATGACAGCATCATGGATTTGGAAAATGAtaagcagcagctggatgagAAGCTGAAGAA GAAAGACTTTGAAATCAGCCAGATCCAGAGCAAAATCGAAGATGAGCAAGCCCTGGGCATGCAGTTACAGAAGAAGATCAAGGAGCTGCAG GCTCGTATTGAGGAACTGGAGGAGGAAATTGAGGCCGAGCGAACCTCTCGGGCCAAAGCAGAGAAGCATCGGGCTGACCTCTCCAGGGAGCTCGAGGAGATCAGCGAGCGcctggaagaagcaggaggagctACTGCAGCTCAGATCGAGATGAACAAGAAGCGCGAGGCAGAGTTTCAGAAGATGCGCCGTGACCTGGAGGAGGCCACGCTGCAGCACGAAGCCACGGCTGCCGCCCTGCGCAAGAAGCACGCggacagcacagctgagctgggggagcagaTCGACAACCTGCAACGGgtgaagcaggagctggagaaggagaagagcgAGCTGAAGATGGAGATTGACGACCTGGCCAGTAACATGGAGTCTGTCTCCAAGGCCAAG GCAAACCTGGAGAAGATGTGTCGCACTCTGGAAGACCAGCTGAGCGAGTTAAAAACCAAGGAGGAGCAGAATCAACGCATGATCAATGACCTCAATACTCAAAGAGCTCGCCTGCAGACAGAATCAG GTGAATTTTCGCGGCAAGTGGAGGAAAAAGATGCTCTGATTTCTCAGCTGTCCAGGGGCAAGCAAGGATTTACCCAGCAGATTGAGGAGCTCAAGAGGCACctagaggaagaaataaag GCCAAGAACGCCCTGGCCCACGCCTTGCAGTCTGCTCGCCACGACTGTGACTTGCTCCGGGAACAAtatgaggaggagcaggaagccaAGGGGGAGCTGCAGCGTGCCCTGTCCAAGGCCAACAGCGAAGTGGCCCAGTGGAGAACCAAATACGAGACGGACGCCATTCAGCGCAccgaggagctggaggaggccaA GAAGAAGCTGGCACAGCGGCTGCAGGATGCAGAGGAACACGTTGAAGCCATCAATGCAAAATGTGCTTCCCTAGAAAAGAccaagcagaggctgcagaatgAAGTGGAGGACTTGATGATTGACGTGGAGCGCTCAAACGCtgcctgtgcagctctggaTAAGAAGCAGAGGAACTTTGACAAG ATCCTAGCAGAGTGGAAGCAGAAGTATGAGGAGACGCAGGCTGAGCTGGAAGCCTCCCAGAAGGAGTCTCGCTCTCTCAGCACCGAGCTGTTCAAGATGAAGAATGCCTATGAGGAGTCCTTGGACCACCTGGAGACGCTCAAGCGCGAGAACAAGAACTTGCAGC AGGAGATTTCCGACCTGACGGAGCAGATTGCCGAGGGAGGAAAGGCGATTCATGAGCTGGAGAAAGTCAAGAAGCAGATTGAGCAGGAGAAGTCTGAACTCCAAGCCTCCCTGGAGGAAGCTGAG GCCTCCCTGGAACATGAAGAGGGGAAGATCCTGCGCCTCCAGCTTGAGCTCAACCAAGTGAAGTCAGAGATTGACAGGAAGATAGCAGAGAAAGATGAGGAGATTGACCAGCTGAAGAGAAACCACCTCCGAGTTGTGGAGTCCATGCAGAGCACCCTGGATGCTGAGATCAGGAGCAGGAATGAAGCCCTGAGGCTGAAGAAGAAGATGGAGGGAGACCTGAATGAAATGGAGATCCAGCTCAGCCACGCCAACCgccaggctgcagaggcacaAAAGAACCTGAGGAACACTCAGGGAGTGCTCAAG GATACCCAGATACACCTGGATGATGCTCTGAGGACTCAGGAGGACCTGAAGGAGCAGGTGGCCATGGTGGAGCGCAGAGCAAACCTGCTTCAAGCTGAAGTTGAGGAGCTTCgggcagccctggagcagacGGAGCGGTCGAGGAAGTTGGCTGAGCAGGAGCTTCTGGATGCCACGGAACGTGTGCAGCTCCTCCACACCCAG AACACCAGCTTGATCAACACCAAGAAGAAGCTGGAAACAGACATTGTGCAAATTCAGGGTGAAATGGAGGATATGATCCAGGAAGCCCGCAATGCTGAAGACAAGGCCAAGAAGGCCATCACTGAT GCAGCCATGAtggcagaagagctgaagaaggagcaggacacCAGTGCCCACCTGGAGAGGATGAAGAAGAACCTGGACCAGACAGTGAAGGACCTGCAGCACCGTCTGGATGAGGCTGAGCAGCTGGCCCTGAAGGGGGGCAAGAAGCAAATCCAGAAGCTGGAGGCCAGG GTGCGGGAGCTGGAAGGGGAGGTTGATGCTGAGCAGAAGCGCAGCGCTGAAGCCGTGAAGGGTGTGCGCAAGTACGAGAGGAGGGTGAAGGAGCTGACCTACCAG TCTGAGGAAGACCGGAAGAACATTCTGCGGCTGCAGGACCTGGTGGACAAGCTGCAAATGAAGGTGAAATCCTACAAGAGACAAGCTGAGGAGGCT GAGGAATTGTCCAACGTCAACCTCTCCAAGTTCCGCAAGATCCAGCACGAGCTGGACGAAGCCGAGGAGCGGGCTGACATTGCAGAGTCACAGGTCAACAAGCTCCGGGCCAAGAGCAGGGAGTTTCATGGCAAGAAGATAGAAGAGGAAGAGTGA